The Burkholderiales bacterium JOSHI_001 genomic sequence GGCTTCCAGCTGCGACAGCACGCCCAGGTCAAAGCCGCGGCCGGCGCCCTGGTAGGCGAAGGTGGCGTCGGTGAAGCGGTCGCACAGCACGGTGGCGCCTTGTGCCAGCGCGGGTTCGATGCGGCAGCGCAGGTGGTCGCGCCGGGCGGCGAAGACCAGCAGGGCTTCGGTCAGCGCGTCCATGTCGCGGTTCAGGAACAGCGCGCGCAGCGCTTCGGCCAGTTCGGTGCCGCCGGGCTCGCGGGTCAGCAGCACGGTGTGGCCGCGTTGGCGCAGGCCCTCGGCCAGAGCGTCGATGTGCGACGACTTGCCCGCGCCGTCGATGCCTTCAAAGGTGATGAAGCGTCCGGCCCGGCTCATTTGCTGGCGCCGCCGCGCTGGTACTGGTTCACCGCCCGGTTGTGGTCGGCCAGGTTGTCGCTGAACGCGCTGCTGCCGTCGCCCCGGGCCACGAAGTACAGGGCCTTGATGGCTTCGGGCTGCACCACCGCTTTCAGCGACGCCAGGCTGGGCATGGCGATGGGCGTGGGCGGCAGGCCGCCGCGCAGGTA encodes the following:
- a CDS encoding thymidylate kinase (PFAM: Thymidylate kinase~TIGRFAM: thymidylate kinase), whose amino-acid sequence is MSRAGRFITFEGIDGAGKSSHIDALAEGLRQRGHTVLLTREPGGTELAEALRALFLNRDMDALTEALLVFAARRDHLRCRIEPALAQGATVLCDRFTDATFAYQGAGRGFDLGVLSQLEAWVQQGRQPDLTVWFDLPPELAAQRRAAAREPDRLESQDLAFFSRVAAGYQARLDATPQRFARIDALGTRDEVWARVQAAMKSRGLW